From Quercus lobata isolate SW786 chromosome 1, ValleyOak3.0 Primary Assembly, whole genome shotgun sequence, one genomic window encodes:
- the LOC115954980 gene encoding uncharacterized protein LOC115954980, whose protein sequence is MVSKFWWGQKNDERKLAWMRWEKLCTPKACGGIGFRDLRSFNLALLAKQGWWLQQQSYSLFYQVFKSKYFPDTSFVQAQQGRNPSYVWRSILAAQPIIKHGIRWQVGNGENICIWKDKWFPNPSTYQVISPRTLLPENATVNVLIDVDHGTWRSDLVRELFLNFEADIILSIPLSTRMPRDKVVWVATPNGKFMVKSAYWLVLDMKSAENESTSGPSGQ, encoded by the coding sequence ATGGTAAGCAAATTCTGGTGGGGGCAGAAAAATGATGAGCGTAAACTAGCTTGGATGAGATGGGAAAAGTTGTGTACTCCAAAAGCTTGTGGTGGTATTGGTTTCAGGGACCTAAGATCTTTCAATCTTGCCCTTCTAGCTAAGCAAGGGTGGTGGTTGCAACAACAATCATACTCACTTTTCTATCAGGTTTTCAAAAGTAAGTACTTCCCTGACACTTCCTTTGTACAAGCTCAACAAGGTAGGAATCCGTCCTATGTTTGGCGGAGCATTCTAGCAGCACAACCAATAATTAAGCATGGGATACGTTGGCAAGTTGGAAATGGGGAGAATATATGTATTTGGAAAGATAAATGGTTCCCAAATCCATCCACCTATCAAGTTATCTCTCCTAGAACCTTGTTACCTGAGAATGCAACAGTAAATGTTCTGATTGATGTAGACCATGGCACTTGGAGATCTGATCTAGTAAGGGAGTTGTTCCTAAACTTTGAAGCGGATATTATCCTTAGTATTCCTCTGAGCACTCGTATGCCTAGGGATAAAGTGGTCTGGGTAGCAACACCAAATGGTAAGTTCATGGTGAAAAGTGCTTATTGGTTGGTTTTGGATATGAAAAGTGCAGAAAATGAAAGTACCTCAGGCCCTAGTGGACAATAG